In the Maribacter sp. MJ134 genome, one interval contains:
- a CDS encoding DUF5713 family protein, translating into MKKTLYILLILLITACNFGKSQNSNNGMIKQTELTNVKLKDYGFLDCMYRDSYFPKFLVDKCKNILVNMCGTIETETPENLEELYKITQSATDKLNDLEDEFFENNSEIETGARECLGANFAYISEAYGFDADVEELIATRNW; encoded by the coding sequence ATGAAAAAAACACTTTACATATTATTAATTCTATTGATTACCGCCTGCAACTTTGGAAAATCACAAAATTCGAATAATGGAATGATTAAACAAACCGAATTGACTAATGTAAAACTAAAAGATTATGGATTTTTAGATTGTATGTATAGAGACTCCTATTTTCCAAAATTTCTCGTGGACAAGTGTAAAAATATACTAGTAAATATGTGTGGGACTATCGAAACGGAAACGCCTGAAAATTTAGAAGAACTCTATAAAATAACACAAAGTGCTACTGATAAATTAAATGATTTGGAAGACGAATTTTTTGAAAATAATAGCGAAATTGAAACTGGAGCAAGAGAATGTTTAGGAGCTAATTTTGCATATATTTCTGAAGCTTATGGATTTGACGCTGATGTAGAAGAGTTAATCGCCACAAGAAACTGGTAA
- a CDS encoding zinc-dependent metalloprotease, translating to MTKKLRFALLTLAFISSYQTTEAQIFKKKKSKTEKSDEKPSKDKIKPYNKVVTKDAKTDKGLFDVHVVADKHYYEIPDSLFNKEMLMVSRISKTASRIGFGGGKINTQVLRWEKKDKKVLVRVVSHDVVAADSLPVHEAVVNSNFEPVLYAFDIKAFKKDSLNPATVIAVDDIFTKDTKAFGMPEFYRKRYKVSRLDDSRSFIESIKSYPLNVEARHVKTYLASAPPSNGSLGSISLEINNSMILLPEEPMKRRYFDRRVGWFARGQVDYGLDAQESKTVTFLDRWRLEVKEEDIEKYKRGELVEPKKQIVYYVDRATPEQWVPFIKQGIEDWQVAFEAAGFKNAIIAKDPPTKEEDPEWSPEDVRYSVVRYLASPIPNANGPHVSDPRSGEILESDINWYHNVMTLLRNWFFVQTAAINPDARGVDFDDKVMGRLIRFVSSHEVGHTLGLPHNMGSSVAYPVDSLRSASFTKKYGTAPSIMDYARFNYIAQPGDEGVALMPDIGVYDKYAIQWGYKPILDKTAEEEKKTLDSWILEHAGDPLYRFGHQQVGDIVDPSSQTEDLGDDAIKASSYGIANLKRIVPKLVEWTKEDGKNYDDLETLYGQVISQYNRYMGHVSNNVGGVYEHHKTYEQEGAVYTPVAKAHQANCMAFIQEELFQTPYWLLDQDIFGRTQYSGFVERIRSIQVRTLNNMLSLGKMARLIENETANGSDAYSLLQMMGDLRKGIWSELPAGRKIDTYRRNLQKAHIDRLAYLMTAENQKKKPDFGGYQKSTVVNTSQSDIRSLARAELNSLKREIRNAASRTSDQMSKYHLQDTAERINMILDPK from the coding sequence ATGACTAAAAAATTACGCTTCGCATTACTCACACTAGCCTTCATATCAAGTTATCAAACTACAGAAGCGCAAATCTTCAAAAAGAAAAAAAGTAAAACCGAAAAATCCGATGAAAAGCCAAGTAAGGACAAGATAAAACCTTATAATAAGGTCGTTACTAAAGATGCCAAGACGGACAAAGGTCTTTTTGACGTTCATGTGGTAGCGGACAAACACTATTACGAAATTCCGGATTCCCTGTTCAACAAAGAAATGCTGATGGTGAGCCGTATTTCCAAAACTGCGTCCCGCATAGGATTTGGCGGGGGAAAGATAAACACGCAGGTATTGCGTTGGGAAAAGAAAGACAAGAAAGTATTGGTACGTGTGGTGTCTCACGATGTGGTCGCTGCAGATTCCCTACCCGTGCACGAAGCCGTGGTAAACTCTAATTTTGAACCGGTACTGTACGCTTTTGACATAAAGGCCTTTAAGAAAGATTCCTTGAATCCGGCTACGGTAATAGCGGTTGATGATATTTTCACCAAGGACACCAAGGCTTTTGGCATGCCAGAATTTTATAGGAAAAGATATAAAGTTTCCCGCTTGGACGATAGCCGCAGTTTTATTGAAAGCATCAAGAGTTATCCCTTAAACGTGGAAGCCCGTCATGTAAAAACCTATTTGGCCAGTGCACCGCCGAGCAACGGCAGTCTAGGCTCTATTTCCTTAGAAATAAACAATTCCATGATCCTATTGCCCGAAGAACCTATGAAACGCCGGTATTTTGACCGCAGAGTGGGCTGGTTTGCCAGAGGACAGGTAGATTACGGGCTAGATGCGCAAGAGAGCAAGACCGTTACCTTTTTGGACCGTTGGCGTTTAGAGGTAAAGGAAGAGGATATAGAAAAGTATAAGCGCGGGGAACTGGTAGAACCTAAGAAACAGATTGTCTACTATGTGGATAGAGCTACACCGGAGCAGTGGGTACCTTTCATAAAACAAGGTATTGAAGATTGGCAGGTTGCCTTTGAGGCCGCCGGATTTAAAAATGCGATCATTGCAAAGGATCCGCCGACCAAGGAAGAAGACCCGGAATGGTCCCCTGAAGATGTTAGGTATTCCGTGGTGCGTTATTTGGCCTCGCCCATACCCAATGCCAATGGTCCACATGTCAGTGATCCACGGAGCGGGGAAATTCTGGAATCTGATATTAACTGGTACCATAATGTCATGACCTTGTTGCGAAACTGGTTCTTTGTACAGACCGCCGCTATAAATCCTGACGCCAGAGGTGTGGACTTCGATGATAAGGTCATGGGAAGACTCATACGCTTCGTATCCTCGCACGAGGTGGGTCATACCCTAGGGCTACCCCATAATATGGGAAGTAGTGTGGCCTACCCGGTAGATTCCCTAAGGTCTGCAAGTTTCACCAAAAAATACGGCACCGCACCCTCCATAATGGACTACGCCCGTTTCAATTATATTGCACAACCCGGTGATGAGGGCGTTGCCCTAATGCCAGATATTGGAGTTTATGACAAATATGCCATACAATGGGGCTACAAACCTATTTTGGACAAGACGGCAGAAGAAGAGAAAAAGACCTTGGATAGCTGGATATTAGAACACGCTGGTGACCCCTTGTACAGATTTGGCCATCAGCAAGTAGGAGACATCGTTGACCCAAGTTCACAAACGGAGGATTTAGGGGATGACGCTATTAAAGCAAGTAGCTACGGTATCGCCAATTTAAAACGTATTGTTCCCAAATTGGTGGAATGGACCAAAGAGGACGGTAAGAACTATGACGACCTGGAGACCCTTTACGGACAGGTAATTTCACAGTATAATAGATACATGGGCCATGTATCTAACAATGTGGGCGGCGTCTATGAGCATCACAAGACCTATGAGCAGGAAGGGGCCGTGTATACGCCCGTGGCAAAAGCACACCAAGCCAACTGTATGGCCTTTATCCAAGAAGAACTTTTCCAAACTCCGTACTGGTTACTGGATCAAGACATTTTTGGCCGTACCCAATACTCAGGTTTCGTGGAACGTATCAGGTCTATACAGGTGCGAACCCTTAACAATATGTTGAGCCTCGGTAAAATGGCGCGGCTTATCGAAAATGAGACCGCCAATGGTTCCGATGCCTATTCTCTGTTGCAAATGATGGGCGATCTAAGAAAAGGTATTTGGTCAGAATTACCCGCTGGTAGAAAAATAGACACTTACCGTAGAAACCTGCAGAAGGCACATATAGACCGCCTTGCCTATTTGATGACCGCGGAGAACCAGAAGAAAAAACCTGACTTTGGTGGGTATCAGAAATCCACCGTGGTAAACACGAGCCAATCGGATATTCGTTCCTTGGCCAGAGCCGAACTGAATAGTTTAAAAAGGGAAATCAGAAATGCGGCGTCCAGAACATCGGACCAGATGAGCAAATATCATTTACAGGATACCGCAGAACGTATTAACATGATTTTGGACCCAAAATAA